Genomic segment of Nitrosopumilaceae archaeon AB1(1):
TGTAGGCTCTTCCATGCCTATTTTTTTTATCAGATTTAGCCACAAAGGGAGATTACGCCATTCGTGTCTTAATAGATACGCTAATGCTTTTTTGCCCATATTAGCATATGGAAGATGCATGCATAGATAATCAATATGATTTAAAATAGATTCATCATCTCCAACAGCATAGAGACCGGTTTCATGCACACGTTTTTTATAAATTTCTAGTGCGTTACGTATCTGTATAAGATATAACAAACTAGAGTATTGACCATGAACAATTGGAGTCTCTTTTCCAAATGGTCTGTAAAAATCATATTCGTCTGTAATTGATGTAGCAGTTACACGTGGATCAAATTCTAACAAACGGGGAGTATTGTTTAACAACATAGCAACAGAGCCAGCTCCTTGAGTCATCTCACCACTAGAACCCATATCATATTTTGCAATATCAGATACTACCACGATAGCGTATTGATCACCGGCCTCTCCGGCACGAATCCAATTGGTATTATCATATAGAGCATAAGATCCACTTACACAAGCAAACTTGGTCTCAACACCACCGCAGTGCCCAAAAGAATTTTTACCATAAATCTGTTCCAACATTCCAATCACATACGAATTCATCGCCTTTGATTCATCAAATGAAGATTCTGTAGATATGTATAATCTGCCAATATCAGATGGCTTTAGATTGTTTTTTTGTAAAATACGTAAACATGCATTTGCTGCCATGCACGCCGGATCCTGATTAGAATCAACTATTGCCATCTGAGATACACCAAGACCCTTTTCAAGCTTGTCAGGGTCTAAATTTCGAAATGACGCAAAATCTTTTGAATCTATACATAATCGAGGGATGAATATTGAGATATCATCAAGACCGGCTACCATATTTGTTATAAGATTTATTTTGATATAAAACTTATAGCAGATTTATTTTGACAATTCAGTATCAATTATAGCGGAAAAATCATTATATGAATAAAATCCAGGTACAAGCCGTATATCGTTATTTTTACCTACAAGAAGAAATGCAGGAGTGCCTGAAAGATCAAGACTTTGAGCATCGTTTTGATTGGCAATTAATCTGGTTTGATATTTGCTAGAGGTCATACACTCTTCAAATGTGGGTACATCCAAATCTAAAGATTTTGCAAATCCCACAATATTAGAGTATGATGCCCAACCATTATTCTCCCCAGTCCAGTTATCATATAGAGTATTGTGAAATTCCCAATATTTTTTTTGATTCTGGGCGCAATATGTGGCATGTGCAGCTGTAGCAGAATCTTGACCAATAATTATGTAATCTTTGAACACGATTTGTATTTTTCCAGTTTCTACATATTGTTGAATTAATAATTCTTCAACTTCATGATAAAACTTGTTACAGTAAAAACATTGATAGTCTCCAAATTCAATCAATAAAATTGAAGCATCTGAACTTCCCAATATAGGGGATGCACTTTCAAGAAACGAGCGTACACTAAAAGAAGTATCAGATTTTGGTTCAGATATGATTTGCAGATCTGGTGTTGTAGGAGATAATACAAACATTACAAAAATAATGGCAACAGTAGAAATTCCTCCACCTAGTGCCAAAGATGGACCATGTATCATCATGACAAGACTTTACACAGTGCATTTAGATGTTTTGTTAAATTTAATTTTAAATTTATAAATTATCGTACAAGAATTTAGAATAATTAATAGATATGACTATTCACAACAATACATGAAGAAAATATTTGTAAATGGATATGGCTCCATAGGGAGTCGCATAGCCTCATTCATTGCAGATGATCCAGAGGTTACGTTAATTGGTGTAGGAAAATATTCGGCAGATAAGCGTGTAGATGTTGCCAATTCTCGTGGATTTGATGTGTATGTACCTGAAGACAGAACGGAAAAATTTGTGGGAAAAAAAATTGCTGGAACCATAAGGCAAGCTGTTAGAGAATCTGATTTAGTGATAGACGCATCTCCTAGTGGAATGGGATATGAAAATAAAAAAAATCTTTATGATTCTGAAGAATGTCGTGTCATATATCAAGGCGGAGAGACAATTCAAGGAGACAATTCAGTATCTCAAACTCTGTTCAATTCCAGAACAAATTATGATTCAGCCTTGAATGCAGATCATGTTATGCAAGGTAGCTGCAATGTCACAGGTATGGGCAGAGTGCTAAAACCAATACAAGAAAAATATAATGAATTTATTAAAAGATTTGACGTTACTCTTGTAAGACGTTGGGCAGATTTAGAGCAGACAGAAAAAGAGATACCAGATACAATAGAGTGGACTGTAAATCCACATCATCAAGATGATGTAAAAGCTACTATCAATCAAGACATACCACTTTTTCTGCGTGCAATCAAAGTGCCAACTAGACAGATGCATTTGCACATCATGGATATCAGATTTCAGAATATTACCCCTAAATTTGATGAATTTCTAGACATATTCAAAGACGAGTATGGTGTAGCCGTACTGTGGACAGCAAACGGAACTAGAGATGTCAGAGAGTATGCTCAAAGTATGAAATTTAGCTTTTCAGATACAAATATGATCCACATACATGCAAATATGTTGTCTTGTGCTCAAGACACACTACAATTGATGTATTCAGATGATCAAACTGGAATTGTAATACCTGAGAATCATATTTTAATGCAAGCTATGTTATTTGGTAAGACACGTCAGCAAGCTACTAAATACACAGAGTCGTTATTCCACATGGATGAGAAGAAGAGAATGTTAGAGAAACATTTTGCAAAAACTAGTTAACACGCTCAATTCTAATTTGCTCGGTACGATTATTCTCAACCTTTTCAACAATAATTTTAAGTGAGTTAATTTCTACTTTATTACCCTCTTGTGGTATATCATGAAGTTTTTCATGTAATAATCCATTTAACGTAGAGTAATCATCACCTTTAGGAATATTTGATTTAAAAAATTCATTTATGACATCTAATTCTACATCACCATTTACAATAATTGTGTTTTTATCAAGAGTTTGAAATTGCAAATCTCTTTTTGCATCACTTTCATCTTCAATATCACCTACAATCTCCTCCAATAAATCCTCTAGAGTAACTAGACCCTCTACTCCACCAAATTCATCTAAAACAATAGCCATATGACTTTGGCGTCCCTGCATCTCACGAAATAAATTACTCAGCATTTTCTCCTGAGAAACAAATATGGGTTTTCTAGATATAGATTCAAGATCCTTCATATTATCATCATGCTCTAATAATTTCAATACGTCTCGAACATGTACAATTCCTATAATTTCATCTTGGGTTTTGCCATGAATAGGAATTCTAGAGAATCCTTGTTTGTTAATCTCAGATAGAGCCTCAAAAAGTAACATCTTACTTGGTAGTGTAAACATCTTTGTCCTAGGTGTCATCACTGCTCGTATAACCACTTCATCAAAATTCAGAGCTCCATGAACTAATTCACGTTCATGTTCTTCAATAACATTCTCCTCCAATCCCTGATCAACTACATCTTTAATTTCATCCTCTGTAAGAGGTGGAGGTAAGTAGTTACTTCCAGTAAGACGAACGACACCACGAGTTATCACCTCAAATAATTTTACAATTGGGTATAAAGAGTAACTAAATATTAGTAGCACAGGGCTAAATCGTAAAGCAATTCTAGTTGCATTTGCATTGCAATATGTTTTAGGTGTAATTTCTCCAAACACTAGGATCAGAAATGTCATCATTCCAATCACTATACCAAGACCATCATTTCCAAATAATTCAATAGCAACACTAGTTGCAAGTGCAGCGGATGCTACATTTACTAGGTTATTTCCTAGATTTACACTAGTCATCATCCATCCAGGATTAGATTTTAGATGGTACAGTGCCTTTGAGCCTTTGACTTTATCTTTATACAATTGTAAAACTTTGGATTTATGAATTCCAACTAGAGCAACTTCAAGACCACTGAAGAATCCAGATAGACCAATTAAAATTGTCAGTGAGACTAGAGATATCCATAAATCTACCATTCAGTCACCCAAGTACATTGTTCAAAATTATGTAGGATATGCATCCATTATTCAATATGTATACATCATTCACACTTAAAAATCTCTCAAGTGTCATGAATGATTATATTGTCATTTTTACCTCTAAACTAGTCTAAAATTAAATTTGTGTGATCTATTTATATACACATTCAGATCTACGACACGAAAACCTTAAAATCATCAAAGATTTTGATTACTCATGATTACAGATGAAATACTAGTCAATGGTAAAAAATTCAGAGTTATCCTCACAGATCCGATCATAGAGCAGATAAAACAACTCAAGAATTTATACTCTACAGCTTATGAAGATACAGANAGCTTTGAGCAGGTGAGCACAGAAATTTCAAATACCATACAGGGTATTTCTGCAGCCGCAGAACCACAAGTATCAGGTGAGGACCTAGATGGATTCATTCAAGAAGTTATCATAATGGTGGATAAATCCGAAGAGGGGAAAAAAGAGACAAAACCA
This window contains:
- a CDS encoding hydroxymethylglutaryl-CoA synthase, with product MVAGLDDISIFIPRLCIDSKDFASFRNLDPDKLEKGLGVSQMAIVDSNQDPACMAANACLRILQKNNLKPSDIGRLYISTESSFDESKAMNSYVIGMLEQIYGKNSFGHCGGVETKFACVSGSYALYDNTNWIRAGEAGDQYAIVVVSDIAKYDMGSSGEMTQGAGSVAMLLNNTPRLLEFDPRVTATSITDEYDFYRPFGKETPIVHGQYSSLLYLIQIRNALEIYKKRVHETGLYAVGDDESILNHIDYLCMHLPYANMGKKALAYLLRHEWRNLPLWLNLIKKIGMEEPTMLKQGTIESILHDTEFMKQDHEFTKRFMATDEYTNLYESKMASSLIASSMIGNLYTASLYLGFRSCLEFEFKKNIDLVGKRIGFCSYGSGSSAMIFSGLIQDDYKQVVSKMNLLEELGQRVKLNLQDYESLHENKRTLDDPVLDGKNEFILVDINNSVESRGERRYVFAS
- a CDS encoding thioredoxin domain-containing protein, translating into MMIHGPSLALGGGISTVAIIFVMFVLSPTTPDLQIISEPKSDTSFSVRSFLESASPILGSSDASILLIEFGDYQCFYCNKFYHEVEELLIQQYVETGKIQIVFKDYIIIGQDSATAAHATYCAQNQKKYWEFHNTLYDNWTGENNGWASYSNIVGFAKSLDLDVPTFEECMTSSKYQTRLIANQNDAQSLDLSGTPAFLLVGKNNDIRLVPGFYSYNDFSAIIDTELSK
- a CDS encoding type II glyceraldehyde-3-phosphate dehydrogenase is translated as MKKIFVNGYGSIGSRIASFIADDPEVTLIGVGKYSADKRVDVANSRGFDVYVPEDRTEKFVGKKIAGTIRQAVRESDLVIDASPSGMGYENKKNLYDSEECRVIYQGGETIQGDNSVSQTLFNSRTNYDSALNADHVMQGSCNVTGMGRVLKPIQEKYNEFIKRFDVTLVRRWADLEQTEKEIPDTIEWTVNPHHQDDVKATINQDIPLFLRAIKVPTRQMHLHIMDIRFQNITPKFDEFLDIFKDEYGVAVLWTANGTRDVREYAQSMKFSFSDTNMIHIHANMLSCAQDTLQLMYSDDQTGIVIPENHILMQAMLFGKTRQQATKYTESLFHMDEKKRMLEKHFAKTS
- a CDS encoding hemolysin family protein; the encoded protein is MVDLWISLVSLTILIGLSGFFSGLEVALVGIHKSKVLQLYKDKVKGSKALYHLKSNPGWMMTSVNLGNNLVNVASAALATSVAIELFGNDGLGIVIGMMTFLILVFGEITPKTYCNANATRIALRFSPVLLIFSYSLYPIVKLFEVITRGVVRLTGSNYLPPPLTEDEIKDVVDQGLEENVIEEHERELVHGALNFDEVVIRAVMTPRTKMFTLPSKMLLFEALSEINKQGFSRIPIHGKTQDEIIGIVHVRDVLKLLEHDDNMKDLESISRKPIFVSQEKMLSNLFREMQGRQSHMAIVLDEFGGVEGLVTLEDLLEEIVGDIEDESDAKRDLQFQTLDKNTIIVNGDVELDVINEFFKSNIPKGDDYSTLNGLLHEKLHDIPQEGNKVEINSLKIIVEKVENNRTEQIRIERVN